A window of the Oscillospiraceae bacterium NTUH-002-81 genome harbors these coding sequences:
- a CDS encoding response regulator: MQYFLGKRGAQLLTVRDGKEAVEAFRRSEEGSIDLILMDIMMPVMDGLEATRLIRDMERADAAAVPILAMTANAFAEDVKNTKEAGMNEHLSKPLNMPKVMQCMNRYLKK, from the coding sequence CTGCAGTATTTTCTCGGAAAGCGGGGCGCACAGCTGCTCACTGTCCGGGACGGCAAGGAAGCGGTGGAGGCGTTCAGACGGTCTGAGGAGGGAAGCATTGATCTCATTCTCATGGACATCATGATGCCGGTGATGGATGGACTGGAGGCAACCCGTCTCATTCGTGACATGGAGCGGGCCGATGCTGCCGCTGTGCCCATTCTGGCCATGACAGCCAATGCGTTTGCGGAGGACGTGAAAAATACAAAAGAGGCAGGAATGAACGAGCATCTGTCCAAACCGCTGAACATGCCCAAGGTCATGCAGTGCATGAACCGGTATCTGAAAAAATAA
- a CDS encoding sigma-70 family RNA polymerase sigma factor: MEQDVYEMLVTYIVENQDKFYRLAFSYAHNQEDALDIVQNAVCKALENYQNLNNQRAIRTWMYRIVVNESLQLLKAREREVLSGEDQPEASYQEPGFEAPEEDLMAQLDRLEWTEQEVIRLRYFEELSLKEIAEILTMNLNTVKAKLYRGLKKLKVQMQEGDCI; encoded by the coding sequence ATCGAGCAGGATGTTTACGAAATGCTGGTGACGTACATTGTGGAAAATCAGGACAAGTTTTACCGGCTGGCATTCAGTTACGCGCACAACCAGGAAGATGCGCTGGATATTGTGCAGAATGCGGTGTGCAAAGCGCTGGAAAATTATCAGAATCTGAACAACCAGCGGGCCATCCGCACCTGGATGTACCGCATTGTGGTCAATGAAAGTCTGCAGCTGCTGAAAGCCCGGGAGCGGGAGGTGCTTTCCGGGGAAGATCAGCCGGAGGCTAGCTATCAGGAACCGGGCTTTGAAGCACCGGAAGAGGATCTGATGGCGCAGCTGGATCGGCTGGAATGGACGGAGCAGGAGGTGATCCGCCTGCGATATTTTGAGGAGTTGTCGTTGAAGGAGATTGCGGAGATTCTGACAATGAATCTGAACACCGTAAAAGCGAAATTATATCGGGGATTGAAAAAATTGAAAGTGCAGATGCAGGAGGGGGATTGTATATGA
- a CDS encoding DUF3298 domain-containing protein, which produces MDELAISVEIPSVETIAADTDSVTGQVNEDIYTFCEAYAAEAQQRAEEYKEAFLATGGTQEEWAAHDIRIQVSYDILTQTEDYLSLVVSGTESWTSAYSELRYYTLDMHTGKWIALEDVLGADYAALATEQVRQQAEALAAETGVAYELEQWQGVTADTSFYMNADGNPVVVLEKYEIAPGAEGRLEFEITQ; this is translated from the coding sequence TTGGACGAGCTGGCGATTTCTGTGGAAATTCCTTCTGTGGAAACCATTGCGGCGGACACAGATAGCGTCACCGGGCAGGTCAATGAGGACATTTATACGTTTTGTGAGGCTTATGCCGCCGAGGCACAGCAGCGGGCAGAAGAATACAAGGAGGCATTTCTGGCAACCGGCGGCACCCAGGAGGAATGGGCAGCGCATGACATCCGCATTCAGGTGTCCTATGACATTCTGACGCAGACAGAGGATTATCTGTCGCTGGTGGTGTCCGGCACCGAAAGCTGGACCAGTGCGTACAGCGAACTGCGGTATTACACATTGGATATGCATACCGGTAAATGGATCGCCCTGGAGGATGTGCTGGGGGCGGATTATGCAGCGCTGGCAACTGAGCAGGTGCGGCAGCAGGCGGAGGCACTTGCAGCAGAGACAGGTGTCGCTTATGAGCTGGAACAGTGGCAGGGTGTCACGGCAGATACTTCGTTCTATATGAATGCGGACGGTAATCCGGTGGTCGTTCTGGAAAAATATGAGATCGCGCCGGGCGCGGAAGGACGGTTAGAATTTGAGATTACGCAGTGA
- a CDS encoding nitronate monooxygenase family protein, with translation MGVGVSLSGLAGAVAREGGIGIISTAQIGFAEEGFERDQPAANLRAIRKHIARAKEIAGGNGLVGVNVMTALKHYADHVREAAAAGADVIICGAGLPTDLPALIQNPRKTKIAPIVSSARAAQLILKLWDHHYHRTADFLVVEGPLAGGHLGFSREQLEHLEEYDFDEELRKIMACKREYEEKYGTAIPVIAAGGIFDYKDVTHALSLGVDGVQIASRFVATKECDVSEAYKQAYIRAEEKDIAIIQSPVGMPGRALRNAFIRRVEEAKAPIRKCYNCLKKCNPAEVPYCITKALIDAVKGDVENGLVFCGANIGRIREMTTVHDLIKELIG, from the coding sequence ATGGGCGTAGGCGTCAGCCTGAGCGGTCTGGCGGGGGCAGTAGCCCGGGAGGGTGGCATCGGCATCATTTCCACAGCGCAGATCGGATTTGCGGAGGAAGGGTTTGAGAGGGATCAGCCAGCGGCGAATCTGCGGGCCATTCGAAAGCATATTGCCAGGGCAAAGGAGATCGCCGGAGGAAACGGCCTGGTGGGCGTCAATGTGATGACGGCCCTGAAACATTACGCGGATCATGTACGGGAGGCTGCCGCGGCAGGGGCCGATGTGATCATCTGCGGGGCAGGACTGCCCACGGATTTACCGGCGCTGATCCAGAATCCGAGGAAAACAAAGATCGCGCCCATCGTGTCCTCTGCCCGGGCAGCGCAGCTGATTCTGAAGCTGTGGGATCACCATTATCACCGGACGGCGGATTTCCTCGTAGTGGAAGGGCCACTGGCCGGGGGGCATCTGGGATTTTCCAGGGAACAACTGGAGCACCTGGAGGAGTATGATTTTGATGAAGAGCTGCGAAAGATCATGGCCTGTAAGCGGGAATATGAAGAGAAGTATGGAACTGCCATCCCTGTCATTGCCGCGGGCGGTATTTTTGACTATAAAGATGTGACCCATGCCCTGTCCCTGGGGGTGGATGGCGTGCAGATCGCCAGCCGGTTCGTGGCGACAAAGGAGTGCGATGTGTCGGAGGCTTATAAACAGGCGTACATCCGGGCAGAGGAGAAGGATATTGCCATCATTCAAAGCCCGGTTGGCATGCCGGGGCGGGCACTACGCAATGCCTTTATCCGGCGGGTGGAGGAGGCGAAGGCGCCCATCCGCAAATGCTACAACTGCCTGAAAAAATGCAATCCGGCGGAAGTGCCCTACTGCATCACCAAGGCGCTCATTGACGCGGTGAAGGGCGATGTGGAAAATGGACTGGTATTTTGCGGAGCCAATATTGGGCGCATCCGGGAAATGACAACCGTGCATGATCTGATAAAAGAATTAATAGGATAG
- a CDS encoding LysR family transcriptional regulator, translating into MNDKDFHYVLTISKCNSISKAAELLYVSQPALSRYINSLEEKLGVTLFDRSSSPICLTPAGKRFCIYANTILDLENKLLLELKQASSISGHTIKIGVPYVTGEYILSRIIPRVIHAYPNIQIDPIQDLAGNLVKRLTAHQIDAAFVCSPISDAAIRSELLFYEKIYLVGHRNHPALIAHDTANATLEHPLILDFEKLRNVSLIHCKPIAIMSYIAEEALKKAHFQPEKEIKASSLPLALDLTSQCIGFTSVLHCQLKYSHPRITQTLCPIHINDCKLPFYLSYNSHISNTTPEMELFVKEVLKEYQAAPYI; encoded by the coding sequence ATGAATGATAAAGATTTTCACTATGTACTTACTATTTCCAAATGTAACAGTATCAGCAAAGCCGCTGAACTATTATACGTTTCTCAGCCTGCCCTCAGCAGATATATCAACTCCCTGGAGGAAAAACTTGGAGTAACCTTATTCGACCGTTCCTCCTCTCCCATCTGTCTGACACCCGCCGGTAAACGCTTTTGCATATATGCGAATACCATTCTTGATCTCGAAAACAAATTACTGCTTGAACTCAAACAGGCCTCTTCGATCTCTGGTCACACAATAAAGATAGGCGTTCCCTATGTTACCGGTGAATACATTCTTTCCAGAATAATCCCCAGGGTCATTCATGCATATCCCAACATTCAGATCGATCCCATACAGGATCTCGCCGGTAATCTGGTAAAAAGACTGACTGCACATCAGATAGATGCCGCCTTTGTGTGTTCTCCTATATCAGATGCAGCTATCCGTTCTGAATTATTGTTTTATGAAAAAATCTACCTGGTAGGACACAGAAACCATCCTGCGCTCATTGCACACGATACTGCAAATGCCACTCTCGAGCATCCTTTGATTCTGGATTTTGAAAAACTCCGGAATGTTTCTCTTATTCATTGTAAGCCTATTGCCATTATGAGTTATATTGCAGAAGAAGCTCTTAAAAAAGCACATTTTCAACCAGAAAAAGAAATAAAGGCATCTTCCCTGCCCCTTGCTTTGGATCTCACCTCTCAATGTATCGGATTTACCAGTGTTTTACATTGTCAATTGAAATATAGCCATCCCAGGATTACCCAAACCTTATGCCCAATCCATATAAATGACTGCAAACTGCCATTCTATCTCTCCTATAACTCTCATATAAGCAATACAACACCGGAAATGGAATTATTTGTAAAAGAAGTCCTGAAAGAATATCAGGCAGCACCTTATATATAA
- a CDS encoding M14 family metallopeptidase yields the protein MPKIQLDVVVSQRKNRTDGFINYGQKADLSFYQIPVIIIEGGKPGKTLLVDGAMHGDETEGSEAIIKLAAELEGQEFNGTFIGVPALNMEAFTVISRATIVDGFNLNRVFPGRKDQYTTHYLAAIYMERVVQYADAVINFHGGGDVLHLEPLCAFLPFDGPDDKLGKVCYEMAKAFNVQYLWSQQNLPFAGITSLEYKKAFGIPTIIPEVGSQCSRLHNRFRDIEICYNGIKNVMAYFEMIPPTNQKPVENKMHIELNYLHSRNGGFMTPIKKEGELFEEGDLLCVIDDLFGRRVEEIYAPWKGVVIGFWSVPVIHPGDWCSLAGRLIDPPADYNG from the coding sequence ATGCCAAAAATTCAGTTGGATGTAGTAGTATCTCAGAGAAAAAACCGTACAGATGGATTTATCAATTATGGACAGAAAGCAGATTTATCTTTCTATCAGATACCGGTTATTATCATCGAAGGTGGGAAACCCGGAAAAACACTGCTTGTTGATGGAGCCATGCATGGAGATGAGACAGAAGGGTCAGAAGCGATTATAAAGCTTGCGGCAGAATTGGAGGGTCAGGAGTTCAACGGAACATTCATCGGAGTGCCAGCCTTAAATATGGAAGCTTTTACTGTGATCAGCCGTGCAACAATTGTGGATGGCTTCAACCTGAATCGGGTATTTCCCGGACGTAAAGATCAGTATACCACACACTATCTGGCAGCTATTTATATGGAAAGAGTCGTGCAGTATGCGGATGCAGTCATTAATTTCCATGGAGGCGGAGATGTACTTCATCTGGAACCGCTTTGTGCATTTTTGCCGTTTGACGGTCCGGATGATAAACTTGGAAAAGTATGTTATGAAATGGCAAAGGCGTTTAATGTACAGTATCTATGGTCTCAGCAGAATCTTCCATTCGCAGGAATTACTTCTCTGGAATACAAAAAAGCATTTGGTATCCCGACAATTATTCCGGAAGTGGGATCTCAATGCAGTCGTTTACATAATAGATTCCGTGATATTGAAATATGTTATAACGGAATAAAAAATGTTATGGCATATTTTGAAATGATTCCGCCGACAAATCAGAAACCGGTTGAGAACAAAATGCATATTGAATTGAATTATCTGCATTCTCGTAATGGCGGCTTCATGACGCCGATCAAAAAAGAAGGGGAATTATTTGAGGAAGGCGATTTGCTGTGTGTGATTGATGATCTTTTTGGCAGACGGGTAGAAGAAATATATGCACCATGGAAGGGTGTGGTGATAGGATTCTGGAGCGTTCCGGTTATTCATCCGGGTGACTGGTGTTCCCTGGCAGGACGCCTGATCGATCCTCCGGCTGATTATAACGGATAA
- a CDS encoding TRAP transporter substrate-binding protein — MKMKKIWAILLTTAMVFSLCACGNNQKKEQETDTGSASSKEASEDKIKISIATPCADGNPMMDLVYYWQEQVDEILPGRVEWETYPNSTMGSEREIVEMVMDGTLSGALVGPSNITAFAPMQAVRLQDMPFLFKDGDELYAAGEEWMNEAINKECESYGLTTIFYEYIMGQEIENTKRPIYTPDDVKGLKIRVYDSPGPYNFLEACGGLPVAMAFSEVYTGVQQGAIDGLYTTTSNFVPQKFTEVCKYHTKLTITNLGMTMLFNLDTLNSYPQDLQDAMKEAGKRTEKYCQEVVSPDTKTKTYDDIAAAGVEINEVTEEQYQVFADQVSDYCYEKLREDVGSELWDKCINWLEEYRAR; from the coding sequence ATGAAAATGAAAAAAATCTGGGCAATTTTGCTGACAACAGCCATGGTTTTCTCCTTATGTGCATGTGGAAATAATCAGAAGAAAGAGCAGGAAACGGATACCGGTTCCGCATCTTCCAAAGAAGCATCAGAGGATAAGATAAAAATCAGCATTGCGACCCCATGTGCGGATGGAAATCCAATGATGGATCTTGTATATTACTGGCAGGAACAGGTCGATGAAATTCTGCCGGGCAGAGTAGAATGGGAGACTTATCCAAATTCTACCATGGGTTCGGAACGTGAGATCGTTGAAATGGTTATGGATGGAACGCTGAGCGGTGCGCTGGTAGGGCCTTCTAATATTACAGCCTTTGCGCCTATGCAGGCGGTGCGCCTTCAGGACATGCCATTCCTTTTTAAAGATGGGGATGAACTGTATGCTGCCGGGGAAGAGTGGATGAACGAGGCAATTAATAAAGAATGTGAATCGTATGGCCTTACAACAATTTTCTATGAATACATTATGGGACAGGAAATTGAAAATACCAAGCGTCCGATTTATACGCCGGATGATGTAAAAGGATTAAAGATTCGCGTGTATGATTCTCCGGGACCGTACAATTTCCTGGAGGCTTGCGGCGGACTTCCGGTAGCAATGGCATTCAGCGAAGTTTATACAGGAGTACAGCAGGGGGCAATTGACGGCCTGTATACAACAACCAGTAATTTTGTTCCACAGAAATTTACGGAAGTATGTAAATATCATACAAAACTGACAATTACAAACCTTGGAATGACAATGTTATTTAATCTTGATACATTGAACAGTTATCCTCAGGATCTTCAGGACGCAATGAAAGAGGCTGGAAAGAGAACCGAAAAATACTGTCAGGAAGTTGTCAGCCCAGATACAAAGACAAAAACTTATGACGATATTGCAGCTGCCGGAGTAGAAATCAATGAGGTTACAGAGGAACAGTATCAGGTATTTGCTGATCAGGTATCAGATTATTGTTATGAGAAACTGCGTGAGGATGTAGGATCTGAACTGTGGGACAAGTGTATAAACTGGCTGGAGGAATATCGCGCCAGATAA
- a CDS encoding TRAP transporter small permease: MKKIYEVYNRIEKNLLGLIMCVLIIMGFTQVLCRFVFKMSLAWAEEMMTFCMIWLAYLGSSAAAHEKKHILVSMFVDLFPKPLRKVLTVLSQMLWLICSAIMLYLGGYVTVNYINRNAATLGGKYPFWIASVIIPISMFLIGIRIILLIIQTFRGESDTRSQEEIVREEIDI, from the coding sequence ATGAAAAAGATATATGAGGTTTATAATCGTATAGAAAAGAACCTCCTTGGTTTGATCATGTGCGTTTTGATTATCATGGGATTTACGCAGGTGCTCTGTCGATTTGTATTTAAAATGTCCTTAGCCTGGGCAGAAGAAATGATGACGTTTTGTATGATCTGGCTGGCATATCTGGGATCCAGTGCAGCTGCACATGAGAAAAAACATATTCTGGTAAGTATGTTTGTTGATCTGTTTCCGAAGCCTTTGCGAAAAGTGCTTACTGTACTTTCACAGATGCTTTGGCTGATATGCAGTGCAATAATGCTGTATCTTGGAGGTTATGTGACGGTTAACTATATAAATCGAAACGCAGCTACTTTAGGCGGAAAGTATCCATTTTGGATCGCATCTGTTATTATTCCGATCAGTATGTTCCTGATTGGAATCCGGATTATTCTTTTGATCATACAGACCTTTAGGGGAGAAAGTGACACTCGTTCACAGGAAGAGATTGTTCGGGAGGAAATAGACATATGA